The following are encoded in a window of uncultured Pseudomonas sp. genomic DNA:
- a CDS encoding energy-coupling factor ABC transporter permease, producing the protein MHIEPEVVTGTKLFLSYATGAGAFGLTVKLALDSVRSNGSVAALTLRSLLTTALVFCFFEVFPHQAVGVSEVHLILGSTLLLLFGAGATAVGLAVGLLLQGLLFAQFDLPQYGMNVTTLLLPLWGIHLLAKRIIAPGTAYVELSYKQALALSTAYQGGIVAWVAFWAIYGNGFSGENLVAVGSFGLAYMSVILLEPLVDLGVLAAAKALSSYSRGPLFNARLHQPA; encoded by the coding sequence TCGTCACTGGCACCAAACTCTTTCTCAGCTATGCAACCGGCGCAGGTGCCTTTGGCCTCACAGTCAAGCTTGCCCTCGATAGCGTACGCAGCAACGGCAGCGTCGCCGCCCTGACTTTGCGTAGCCTGCTGACCACCGCGTTGGTGTTCTGCTTCTTCGAGGTCTTTCCGCATCAAGCGGTTGGCGTCTCCGAAGTACACCTGATCCTTGGCTCAACCCTGCTGCTGCTGTTCGGTGCCGGCGCAACAGCTGTCGGCTTAGCCGTTGGCCTGCTGCTGCAGGGGTTGCTGTTCGCCCAGTTCGACCTGCCGCAGTACGGCATGAACGTGACCACCTTGCTGCTGCCGTTGTGGGGTATTCATCTGCTGGCCAAGCGCATCATTGCGCCGGGTACTGCCTATGTGGAGCTTTCCTACAAGCAGGCGCTGGCGTTGTCGACGGCCTATCAGGGCGGCATCGTCGCCTGGGTTGCCTTCTGGGCGATCTACGGCAACGGCTTCTCCGGTGAGAACCTGGTGGCTGTGGGCAGCTTTGGCCTGGCGTATATGAGCGTGATTCTGCTCGAGCCGCTGGTCGATCTGGGTGTATTGGCTGCGGCCAAAGCGCTCTCAAGCTACAGCCGTGGGCCGCTGTTCAACGCACGACTGCACCAGCCGGCCTAA